The proteins below come from a single Kryptolebias marmoratus isolate JLee-2015 linkage group LG12, ASM164957v2, whole genome shotgun sequence genomic window:
- the cdipt gene encoding CDP-diacylglycerol--inositol 3-phosphatidyltransferase, giving the protein MAEENIFLFVPNLIGYARVLLALVSFYLMPCCPWPAVFCYLLSALLDAFDGHAARALNQATKFGAMMDMLTDRCATMCLLVNLSLLYPSYTFLFQLSMCLDIASHWLHLHSSTIKGSASHKTIDLSGNAVLRLYYTSKPVLFVMCAGNELFFCLLYVLHHIDNPAAWLFGLLGICGIICLLKSAISVLHLVTASQNMAAMDAAERSDGTKRH; this is encoded by the exons ATGGCGGAGGAGAATATTTTCCTCTTCGTTCCCAATTTAATCG GTTACGCCCGGGTTCTGCTGGCTCTGGTGTCGTTCTACCTGATGCCGTGCTGCCCGTGGCCCGCCGTGTTCTGCTACCTGCTCAGCGCTCTGCTGGACGCCTTCGATGGTCACGCGGCCCGAGCGCTCAATCAGG CCACAAAGTTCGGAGCCATGATGGACATGCTGACGGACCGCTGTGCCACCATGTGTCTGCTGGTCAACCTGTCTCTGCTCTACCCGTCCTACACCTTCCTGTTCCAGCTCAGCATGTGTCTGGACATCGCCAGCCACTGGCTGCACCTGCACAG CTCCACCATCAAAGGATCGGCGAGTCACAAAACCATCGACCTGTCAGGGAACGCCGTCCTGCGGCTCTACTACACCTCCAAG CCGGTTCTGTTTGTGATGTGCGCCGGGAACGAGCTGTTCTTCTGTCTGCTCTACGTTCTCCACCACATCGATAACCCTGCTG CTTGGCTCTTCGGCCTGCTGGGAATCTGTGGGATCATCTGCCTGCTGAAGTCCGCCATCAGCGTCCTGCACCTCGTCACCGCCTCGCAGAACATGGCCGCCATGGACGCCGCCGAGCGCTCGGATGGCACGAAGAggcactga